A window of Calonectris borealis chromosome 3, bCalBor7.hap1.2, whole genome shotgun sequence contains these coding sequences:
- the EEF1A1 gene encoding elongation factor 1-alpha 1, which translates to MGKEKTHINIVVIGHVDSGKSTTTGHLIYKCGGIDKRTIEKFEKEAAEMGKGSFKYAWVLDKLKAERERGITIDISLWKFETSKYYVTIIDAPGHRDFIKNMITGTSQADCAVLIVAAGVGEFEAGISKNGQTREHALLAYTLGVKQLIVGVNKMDSTEPPYSQKRYEEIVKEVSTYIKKIGYNPDTVAFVPISGWNGDNMLEPSSNMPWFKGWKVTRKDGNASGTTLLEALDCILPPTRPTDKPLRLPLQDVYKIGGIGTVPVGRVETGVLKPGMVVTFAPVNVTTEVKSVEMHHEALSEALPGDNVGFNVKNVSVKDVRRGNVAGDSKNDPPMEAAGFTAQVIILNHPGQISAGYAPVLDCHTAHIACKFAELKEKIDRRSGKKLEDGPKFLKSGDAAIVDMIPGKPMCVESFSDYPPLGRFAVRDMRQTVAVGVIKAVDKKAGGAGKVTKSAQKAQKAK; encoded by the exons atgggaaaggagaagaCCCACATCAACATCGTCGTCATCGGCCACGTCGATTCTGGCAAGTCCACCACCACCGGCCACCTCATCTACAAATGTGGTGGTATCGACAAGAGGACCATCGAGAAGTTCGAGAAGGAAGCTGCTGAG atGGGCAAAGGTTCCTTCAAATATGCCTGGGTCTTGGACAAGCTGAAAGCTGAACGTGAGCGTGGTATTACTATTGATATTTCCCTGTGGAAATTTGAAACAAGCAAATACTACGTCACCATCATTGATGCTCCTGGACACAGAGATTTCATTAAGAACATGATTACTGGAACTTCCCAG gccGATTGTGCTGTCCTGATTGTTGCTGCTGGTGTTGGTGAGTTCGAGGCTGGTATTTCCAAGAACGGGCAGACCCGTGAGCATGCCCTTCTGGCCTACACCCTGGGTGTAAAACAGCTGATTGTTGGTGTCAACAAGATGGATTCCACCGAGCCACCTTACAGCCAGAAGAGATATGAAGAGATTGTCAAAGAAGTCAGCACTTACATCAAGAAAATTGGCTACAACCCAGACACTGTAGCTTTTGTGCCAATTTCTGGTTGGAATGGAGACAACATGTTGGAGCCAAGCTCTAAC atgCCCTGGTTCAAGGGATGGAAGGTTACCCGGAAGGATGGCAATGCCAGTGGAACCACCCTTCTTGAAGCTTTGGACTGTATCTTGCCACCAACTCGTCCAACTGACAAACCTCTGCGTCTGCCTCTTCAAGATGTCTACAAAATTGGCG GCATTGGTACTGTACCAGTTGGGCGTGTGGAAACTGGTGTTTTGAAGCCAGGCATGGTGGTTACATTTGCCCCTGTCAACGTTACAACTGAAGTAAAATCTGTTGAGATGCACCACGAAGCCCTGAGCGAAGCTCTGCCTGGTGATAACGTTGGCTTCAATGTTAAGAACGTGTCTGTGAAAGATGTTCGCCGTGGCAACGTTGCTGGTGACAGCAAGAACGACCCTCCAATGGAAGCTGCTGGCTTCACTGCACAG GTTATTATCCTGAACCACCCTGGCCAAATTAGCGCTGGTTATGCCCCTGTGCTGGATTGCCATACTGCTCACATTGCGTGCAAATTCGCTGAGCTCAAAGAGAAGATTGATCGTCGTTCCGGCAAGAAGCTGGAGGATGGCCCCAAATTCCTGAAATCTGGAGATGCTGCCATCGTTGATATGATCCCTGGCAAACCCATGTGTGTTGAGAGCTTCTCTGATTATCCTCCTCTGG GTCGTTTTGCTGTGCGTGACATGAGACAGACGGTTGCTGTTGGTGTCATCAAGGCAGTCGACAAGAAGGCTGGTGGAGCTGGCAAGGTCACAAAGTCTGCCCAGAAGGCCCAGAAGGCTAAATGA